A genomic window from Brevibacillus agri includes:
- a CDS encoding glyceraldehyde-3-phosphate dehydrogenase, whose amino-acid sequence MTIKIGINGFGRIGRMVFRRAIQDPNIEIVAINASYPAETLAHLLKYDTIHGRLQNKVEVQDNKIIVDGKATVVLSDRDPLKLPWGELGVEIVVEATGKFKDREGAGKHLQSGAKKVVITAPAKEEDATIVMGVNDSIYDHANHHIVSNASCTTNCLAPVAKVLNDAFGIEQGLMTTIHSITNDQVNIDNPHKDLRRARAAGESIIPTTTGAARAVGKVLPELNGKLNGFALRVPTPNVSVVDLVINTKKPVTVEEVNRVLREASEGSMKGYLEFCDEPLVSSDFNGNDNSSIVDGLSTMVMGTNQVKVIAWYDNEWGYSCRVVDLVRHVSEMHNQATAKEAAAAGVN is encoded by the coding sequence ATGACAATCAAAATTGGTATTAATGGTTTCGGCCGTATTGGGCGCATGGTATTCCGCCGCGCTATCCAGGACCCCAACATTGAAATCGTAGCGATCAACGCCAGCTATCCTGCGGAGACGCTTGCACACTTGCTGAAATACGACACGATTCATGGACGCCTGCAAAATAAAGTGGAAGTACAAGACAACAAAATCATTGTAGATGGCAAAGCGACAGTTGTCCTTTCCGACCGCGACCCGCTCAAGCTGCCTTGGGGCGAACTGGGTGTGGAAATCGTCGTGGAAGCGACTGGAAAATTCAAGGATCGCGAAGGCGCTGGCAAGCACCTGCAAAGCGGAGCGAAAAAAGTGGTCATCACGGCTCCAGCCAAGGAAGAAGACGCAACGATCGTCATGGGCGTAAACGATTCCATCTACGACCATGCGAATCACCATATCGTGTCCAACGCTTCCTGCACCACCAACTGCCTGGCTCCGGTGGCAAAAGTGCTCAACGATGCGTTCGGCATCGAGCAAGGCTTGATGACAACCATTCACTCGATCACAAACGATCAGGTGAACATCGACAACCCGCACAAAGACCTGCGCCGTGCGCGCGCGGCTGGCGAGTCCATCATCCCGACTACTACGGGCGCTGCTCGCGCGGTAGGCAAAGTATTGCCTGAGCTGAATGGCAAGCTGAACGGCTTTGCGCTGCGTGTCCCTACCCCGAATGTATCGGTTGTGGACCTGGTAATCAACACGAAAAAGCCTGTAACCGTAGAAGAAGTGAACCGCGTGCTGCGCGAAGCAAGCGAAGGCAGCATGAAAGGCTACCTCGAGTTTTGCGACGAGCCGCTCGTATCCAGCGACTTCAACGGCAACGACAACTCCTCGATCGTCGACGGTCTGTCCACGATGGTCATGGGAACCAACCAGGTAAAAGTAATCGCTTGGTACGACAACGAGTGGGGCTACTCCTGCCGCGTCGTAGACCTCGTGCGCCACGTATCGGAAATGCACAACCAGGCAACTGCCAAAGAAGCAGCGGCGGCTGGTGTCAACTAA
- the coaE gene encoding dephospho-CoA kinase (Dephospho-CoA kinase (CoaE) performs the final step in coenzyme A biosynthesis.), translating into MILGLTGGIATGKSTVTGMLRERGIPVIDADQIAREVVEPGKPAYEAIVRHFGRDILLEDGQIDRKGLGEIVFSDESERQKLNAIVHPEVRRVMREEAEAAEANGADIVFMDIPLLFESKLQHMVEKIVVVYAPYDMQLARMIERDELEEEQAKKRLRAQFPIEQKKLEADFLIDNSFSREETERQVEALLAAIRSEQRS; encoded by the coding sequence ATGATCTTAGGATTGACGGGCGGGATTGCCACTGGCAAGAGCACAGTGACCGGCATGCTGAGAGAGCGCGGGATTCCGGTCATTGACGCGGACCAGATCGCCAGAGAGGTCGTGGAGCCGGGCAAGCCGGCGTATGAAGCGATTGTGCGTCATTTCGGAAGAGACATCCTGTTGGAAGACGGTCAAATTGACCGAAAAGGGCTTGGGGAGATCGTGTTTTCAGACGAGTCCGAGCGTCAAAAGCTGAACGCCATCGTCCATCCCGAGGTACGGCGAGTGATGCGGGAAGAGGCGGAAGCAGCCGAGGCAAACGGGGCTGACATCGTGTTCATGGACATTCCGCTGTTGTTTGAAAGCAAGCTGCAGCATATGGTCGAGAAAATTGTCGTGGTTTACGCGCCGTACGACATGCAGCTTGCGCGGATGATCGAGCGGGACGAACTGGAAGAAGAGCAGGCGAAAAAGCGGTTGCGCGCCCAGTTTCCGATTGAGCAGAAGAAGCTGGAAGCCGACTTTTTGATCGACAACTCCTTTTCCCGCGAAGAGACTGAGCGACAGGTGGAAGCGCTTCTCGCCGCAATCAGGTCGGAGCAGCGCTCATGA
- a CDS encoding YdcF family protein yields MKKLRKRIRDFFPRRALRALTVVVLLGGMWVGYHWQRIEETAEQAVPRHADVGIVLGAAVWGEGPSPGLRERLEQAVQLYRDGYVSALLVTGGLGEGKTKTEAEVSRDYLVAHGIPAEHILMENQSTSTYENLLYGQQAFDDYRMHHVLIISHDYHLARAMTMAESLGWNASPVAVHSHVLFGPYHRGREVLAISYWEASRLFALAARSMVLAADFVNVHEVTNPLHDPRRLCLLNPVAI; encoded by the coding sequence ATGAAAAAACTGCGAAAACGAATACGAGATTTTTTTCCGCGCAGAGCGCTGCGGGCGCTCACCGTCGTCGTTCTGCTCGGCGGAATGTGGGTCGGCTATCATTGGCAACGGATTGAAGAAACGGCCGAGCAGGCTGTCCCCCGACACGCCGATGTCGGCATCGTGCTGGGGGCTGCTGTGTGGGGAGAAGGCCCAAGTCCCGGACTGCGCGAGCGGTTGGAGCAAGCCGTCCAGTTGTACCGGGATGGCTACGTGTCTGCCTTGCTCGTCACAGGCGGACTGGGCGAGGGAAAAACGAAAACAGAAGCAGAGGTCAGCCGGGACTATCTGGTCGCCCACGGCATCCCGGCAGAGCACATTCTCATGGAGAACCAGTCCACCAGTACATACGAAAACCTGCTGTACGGCCAGCAGGCTTTCGACGACTATCGTATGCACCATGTGTTGATAATTAGCCACGACTACCATTTGGCCCGCGCAATGACCATGGCCGAATCGCTTGGGTGGAACGCCTCTCCGGTCGCCGTGCACTCGCATGTCTTGTTCGGGCCGTACCATCGGGGCAGAGAGGTGCTTGCCATCTCGTACTGGGAAGCCTCCCGCCTCTTCGCGTTAGCTGCCCGCTCGATGGTTTTGGCGGCGGATTTCGTAAACGTCCACGAAGTGACGAATCCGCTCCATGATCCGCGCCGCCTTTGTCTGCTCAATCCGGTTGCCATTTGA
- a CDS encoding lytic transglycosylase domain-containing protein, whose product MRPGKRAAFILLVLMSVFLLQGTPLVWKWMYPIKYQQEIVTAAIKYNVDPYLILAVIRSESGFKTDRVSKKGAVGLMQIMPDTAEWIVSQAKFRPQDEQYLYDPVMNIEIGTWYLNFLLNRYEGDLIKVIAAYNAGPGKVNGWLESQQWSGHRETIEDIPFGETRQYVQRVLYYHDRYKRIYDFQLR is encoded by the coding sequence ATGAGACCAGGCAAACGCGCAGCATTCATTCTGCTCGTTCTGATGAGCGTTTTTTTGCTGCAAGGTACGCCTTTGGTTTGGAAATGGATGTACCCCATCAAGTATCAGCAGGAAATCGTGACAGCAGCGATCAAATACAATGTAGACCCTTATCTGATTTTGGCCGTCATCCGTTCCGAGAGCGGCTTCAAAACAGACCGCGTCTCGAAAAAAGGAGCGGTCGGCCTGATGCAGATCATGCCGGATACGGCGGAGTGGATCGTCAGCCAGGCCAAATTCCGTCCGCAAGACGAGCAGTACTTGTACGATCCCGTCATGAACATCGAGATCGGGACGTGGTACCTGAACTTTTTGCTGAACCGCTACGAGGGCGATCTCATCAAGGTCATCGCGGCCTACAATGCCGGACCGGGAAAAGTGAACGGCTGGCTGGAAAGCCAACAGTGGAGCGGGCACCGCGAAACGATTGAAGACATTCCGTTCGGAGAGACGCGCCAATATGTGCAGCGAGTCCTCTATTATCATGACCGTTACAAGCGCATATATGACTTCCAGTTGAGGTAA
- the dnaI gene encoding primosomal protein DnaI, which yields MESISEFMQELAKRTPRQLLTPDQQLDKMFRSSAYLKAFQAEHPALTRDDYLRSLSSIYTAVKEQYWCERCPGLGECPNLVRGHSTQLEVAHGNIVSSIRPCSKQLAHEEEVRRRRLMRSYYVSEETMNASFESMVIDADNLASVEAAIQFCEKVGTGERVKGLYFHGPFGVGKSYIMGAIGRELSERNVASLLVYVPDFIREMKDSISDQSYAGKLELLKEVPVLILDDIGAENLTPWVRDEILGVILNQRANNHLPTLFTSNYSLEELQEHLSISNGNRIEQTKAARIMERIRHFVDVYEIRRQNHRAGS from the coding sequence ATGGAATCTATCAGCGAGTTCATGCAGGAGCTTGCCAAGCGAACGCCGCGTCAACTGCTGACACCCGATCAGCAATTGGATAAAATGTTCCGTTCGTCTGCGTATTTGAAAGCTTTTCAGGCGGAGCACCCGGCATTGACCCGAGACGATTACCTTCGCTCGCTCTCCAGCATTTATACAGCAGTCAAGGAGCAGTATTGGTGCGAGCGTTGTCCGGGGCTTGGCGAGTGCCCGAATCTGGTCAGGGGTCACAGCACCCAGCTTGAGGTGGCCCACGGCAACATCGTCAGCTCGATCAGGCCCTGTTCCAAGCAGCTTGCGCACGAGGAAGAGGTGCGCCGCCGTCGCCTCATGCGCAGCTACTACGTGTCCGAAGAGACGATGAACGCGAGCTTCGAGTCAATGGTCATCGACGCCGACAATTTGGCCTCGGTGGAAGCGGCGATCCAGTTTTGTGAAAAGGTAGGTACGGGCGAGCGGGTCAAGGGCCTGTATTTTCACGGCCCGTTTGGCGTTGGAAAAAGCTACATCATGGGCGCGATCGGCCGCGAGCTGTCCGAGCGCAATGTCGCTTCCCTGCTCGTGTACGTGCCCGACTTTATCCGCGAGATGAAAGATTCGATCTCGGACCAGTCGTACGCTGGGAAGCTGGAGCTGCTCAAGGAAGTGCCTGTGCTCATCCTCGACGACATCGGGGCGGAAAACTTGACGCCGTGGGTGCGGGACGAGATTTTGGGCGTCATTTTGAACCAGCGGGCGAACAACCATTTGCCGACGCTGTTTACCTCGAACTACTCGCTGGAGGAGCTGCAGGAGCATTTGTCTATCTCAAATGGCAACCGGATTGAGCAGACAAAGGCGGCGCGGATCATGGAGCGGATTCGTCACTTCGTGGACGTTTACGAAATCCGCCGCCAAAACCATCGAGCGGGCAGCTAA
- a CDS encoding HD-GYP domain-containing protein: protein MRLVSLRQAQPGMKLGRTVFTEDGKVLLGVGMQLTERLISGLQRSGVDSVYIDDPRTEDIVVEDVIRPQTRQVAVEVIEKTIKQITNSNKLARKISLKEMGLHFQRAFSSILDDLMQNKQMVGHLTTISSHSPSLYHHSVNVAVLATAVGMSLGYNRTQLMNLGIGAMLHDIGKVSLPEELLQKKERWNAEEQELAKQHATLGFDLLRKQHDISLLSAHVCLQHHERLNGSGYPQGLVGKQIHEFAQIVGLCDIYDSLTSPRPWRKRYMPQDAVEYLLGSGGHLFEHHLVNAFIKHIAIFPIGSSVVLNTGETGVVSRVDPDYSHRPTIRVLKDGRGNDVIAPYDLDLKENIKLFIVGFEDDQLFNISGLSESSSS, encoded by the coding sequence ATGCGTTTAGTTTCTTTAAGACAAGCCCAGCCGGGAATGAAGCTCGGCCGTACCGTTTTCACCGAAGATGGAAAAGTGCTGCTTGGCGTCGGTATGCAGTTGACAGAGCGCTTGATATCCGGACTTCAACGATCCGGTGTCGACTCCGTTTACATTGATGATCCACGCACGGAAGACATCGTAGTGGAGGACGTCATTCGTCCGCAGACCAGACAAGTTGCCGTGGAAGTCATTGAAAAAACGATCAAGCAGATCACCAACTCGAACAAGCTGGCCCGCAAAATCTCCCTGAAAGAAATGGGCCTGCATTTTCAACGGGCTTTCAGCTCCATTCTGGACGACCTGATGCAAAACAAGCAGATGGTCGGTCACCTGACCACGATCTCTTCCCATTCTCCATCCCTGTACCATCATTCGGTCAACGTGGCAGTGCTCGCGACGGCAGTCGGCATGTCGCTCGGCTACAACCGGACCCAACTGATGAACCTGGGCATCGGAGCCATGCTGCACGATATCGGCAAGGTCAGTTTGCCGGAGGAGCTTTTGCAGAAAAAAGAGCGCTGGAATGCAGAAGAACAGGAGCTGGCGAAGCAGCATGCGACGCTCGGCTTTGACCTGCTTCGCAAGCAGCACGACATTTCCTTGTTGTCTGCCCACGTCTGTTTGCAGCACCACGAACGGCTGAACGGGAGCGGCTATCCCCAGGGCCTGGTCGGGAAGCAGATTCATGAATTCGCCCAGATCGTCGGTCTTTGCGATATTTATGACTCATTGACCTCTCCGCGTCCCTGGCGCAAGCGCTACATGCCCCAGGATGCTGTCGAATACTTGCTCGGCTCTGGCGGTCATCTTTTCGAGCATCATCTGGTGAACGCCTTTATCAAGCACATCGCGATTTTCCCGATCGGAAGCAGCGTCGTCCTCAATACGGGCGAGACAGGGGTAGTCAGTCGCGTTGACCCGGACTATTCCCATCGGCCGACGATCCGCGTCTTGAAAGACGGGCGCGGCAACGATGTCATCGCTCCCTATGATCTCGACCTGAAAGAAAACATCAAGCTGTTTATCGTCGGCTTCGAAGACGATCAATTGTTTAACATCAGCGGCTTGTCTGAATCTTCTTCTTCGTGA
- a CDS encoding replication initiation and membrane attachment family protein produces the protein MRRLVWNELLPKDRYLVRLARPLSFSEMGFVTQLYLPIIGVESYALYQMLVHSVQEASGASAEGTHRSLMLASSLSLDRLLDARERLEAIGLVEVRRRENQQRDYYYEYLLKPPLAPGEFFADYVLSLMLLNKIENVRYSQLRQQYADALGSKLAEEYSQVENITKDFHEVFQSLKPSELEVKKGSERERFLTEMETNFPQAEMKSGFEAQVNHSLSVSSLRLYLPDNADAAKVLEGKSMELLFSLCHFYQLDSWGMGQELRDWTLYKADRSLDGEVLRKRLMQRYTEGKLYRSDAALATPDDDWGPGKLPEPGSEAFVRACRLLSPLALLEKVVGGRVSKVYLERAETLVFADGMSPEVVNALLLHTLASMQMELPKAYMETIRDSWKAKRIATVDEAVKQIVERSEQRAQSGEKAKTAKKEQTPVRRNGRAILQDKLPASVEWQLSQEKAAPDASKGQSIQDFPELQKRLETLRKRK, from the coding sequence ATGCGCCGTTTAGTCTGGAACGAATTGTTGCCAAAAGATCGTTACCTGGTGCGGCTGGCAAGACCTCTCAGCTTTTCGGAAATGGGGTTTGTCACGCAGTTGTACTTGCCGATCATTGGCGTCGAATCGTACGCCCTCTACCAAATGCTTGTCCACAGTGTGCAGGAAGCGAGCGGGGCCTCTGCGGAGGGAACCCATCGCAGTCTCATGCTCGCCTCTTCGCTGTCCCTGGATCGTTTGCTGGATGCGCGTGAACGCCTGGAGGCCATCGGACTTGTCGAAGTGCGCCGCCGGGAAAACCAGCAGCGCGATTATTACTACGAATATTTGCTGAAACCGCCGCTTGCGCCCGGAGAGTTTTTCGCGGACTACGTGCTTTCATTGATGCTGCTCAACAAAATCGAAAACGTCCGCTACTCCCAGTTGCGGCAGCAGTATGCCGATGCCTTGGGCAGCAAGCTGGCAGAGGAATATTCGCAGGTAGAAAATATCACCAAAGATTTTCACGAAGTTTTCCAATCGTTGAAACCGTCGGAGCTGGAAGTGAAAAAAGGCTCGGAGCGCGAGCGCTTTTTGACCGAGATGGAGACAAACTTCCCGCAGGCCGAGATGAAGTCCGGCTTCGAAGCACAGGTGAACCATTCGCTGAGCGTGTCGTCTTTGCGGCTGTACTTGCCGGACAACGCCGATGCCGCCAAAGTGCTGGAAGGCAAAAGCATGGAGCTGTTGTTTTCGCTCTGCCATTTTTATCAGTTGGATAGCTGGGGCATGGGGCAGGAGCTGCGCGACTGGACGCTGTACAAGGCGGACCGGAGCCTGGACGGAGAGGTGCTTCGCAAGCGGCTCATGCAGCGCTACACGGAAGGCAAGCTGTATCGCAGCGATGCGGCTTTGGCTACGCCAGATGACGACTGGGGGCCGGGCAAGTTGCCTGAACCGGGCAGCGAAGCGTTTGTGCGCGCCTGCCGGCTGCTTTCCCCGCTGGCGCTGTTGGAAAAGGTCGTGGGCGGCCGCGTGAGCAAGGTGTATCTGGAACGCGCCGAGACGTTGGTGTTCGCAGATGGCATGTCGCCGGAAGTCGTGAACGCGCTGCTTTTGCACACGCTCGCCAGCATGCAGATGGAGCTGCCGAAAGCGTACATGGAGACGATTCGCGACAGTTGGAAGGCGAAGCGGATTGCCACTGTCGATGAAGCGGTGAAGCAAATCGTGGAGCGCTCCGAGCAACGGGCGCAGTCCGGCGAAAAAGCAAAAACAGCGAAGAAGGAACAAACTCCGGTCAGACGAAACGGCCGGGCGATTTTGCAAGACAAGCTGCCAGCTTCGGTGGAATGGCAGTTGTCGCAGGAAAAGGCAGCGCCGGACGCTTCCAAAGGGCAGTCCATTCAGGATTTTCCGGAATTGCAAAAGAGGCTGGAAACGCTGCGAAAACGGAAGTAA
- the nrdR gene encoding transcriptional regulator NrdR produces MRCPFCEYNGTKVLDSRPFNHNKSIRRRRECESCERRFTTFEMVEETPLLIVKKDGTREEFSREKVLRGLVRACEKRPVPLEVLENVVNDIEKELRSCGQAEIPSNDVGEKVMERLYHVDEVAYVRFASVYRQFKDINVFMKELEELLAQARGSQSSLPND; encoded by the coding sequence ATGCGTTGTCCATTTTGTGAATACAATGGCACTAAAGTCCTGGATTCGCGCCCCTTTAATCATAATAAATCAATCCGTCGCCGCCGGGAATGCGAATCGTGCGAACGTCGTTTTACTACATTTGAAATGGTCGAGGAAACGCCGCTCTTGATCGTGAAAAAGGATGGCACCCGCGAGGAGTTCAGCCGCGAAAAGGTGTTGCGCGGTCTGGTGCGCGCCTGCGAGAAGCGACCTGTTCCGTTGGAAGTGCTGGAAAATGTGGTGAACGACATTGAAAAAGAGCTGCGTAGCTGCGGCCAGGCGGAAATCCCGAGCAACGATGTCGGGGAAAAGGTCATGGAGCGTTTGTACCACGTCGATGAAGTCGCTTACGTCCGTTTTGCCTCTGTTTATCGCCAATTCAAAGATATCAATGTATTCATGAAAGAGCTGGAGGAGCTTCTGGCGCAGGCGAGAGGCAGCCAGTCTTCGTTGCCGAATGATTAA